One region of Primulina tabacum isolate GXHZ01 chromosome 1, ASM2559414v2, whole genome shotgun sequence genomic DNA includes:
- the LOC142539549 gene encoding protein YLS7-like isoform X1, translating to MTEVTRPAYPRNFLSIIGLVGGLSVFLVLASTVLVQQPIGSTIRGYFYFVDRSIEVHSDSTGGSVSTYNYSDGSSEEDTDCSSSSVLTGHGNGGVSLFGYSDPVGKVGDDEGRPVPEKLTPGSLAKNNLSSSIQVESNNSKNMHPYSEVRQEEDGITNPPSSGCDLYHGTWIYDPIGPLYTNNSCPVITQMQNCQGNGRPDKEYENWRWKPSECDLPRFDPKTFLELMRGKTLAFIGDSVARNQMESMLCILWQVMYYKSHT from the exons ATGACAGAAGTGACTAGACCCGCCTATCCGAGGAACTTTTTGTCTATTATTGGTTTAGTGGGGGGTCTTTCTGTGTTCTTGGTTCTTGCCTCCACCGTCTTGGTCCAACAACCGATTGGGTCAACAATTCGTGGATATTTCTACTTTGTTGATAGATCCATAGAGGTTCATTCGGATTCCACTGGTGGTTCAGTTTCTACTTATAATTACAGCGATGGTTCTTCAGAAGAAGATACAGATTGTTCGAGTTCATCAGTTTTGACTGGCCACGGAAATGGAGGTGTTTCTCTTTTCGGGTATAGTGATCCTGTAGGAAAAGTAGGAGATGATGAGGGCAGACCTGTGCCTGAAAAATTGACTCCCGGATCTCTAGCTAAGAATAACTTGTCAAGTTCAATACAGGTAGAATCTAACAATTCGAAGAACATGCATCCATATTCTGAGGTTAGACAAGAAGAGGATGGAATTACAAATCCACCTTCTTCAG GTTGTGATCTTTACCATGGCACATGGATCTATGATCCTATTGGACCCTTGTACACAAATAACTCATGTCCCGTGATTACTCAGATGCAGAATTGTCAGGGAAATGGGAGGCCAGATAAGGAATATGAGAATTGGAGATGGAAACCTTCCGAGTGTGACCTCCCTAGGTTTGACCCAAAAACGTTCTTGGAGTTAATGAGAGGAAAAACGCTAGCTTTTATCGGTGACTCAGTTGCAAGAAATCAAATGGAATCTATGCTGTGCATCTTGTGGCAG GTGATGTATTACAAAAGTCATACTTGA
- the LOC142539549 gene encoding protein YLS7-like isoform X2, which produces MTEVTRPAYPRNFLSIIGLVGGLSVFLVLASTVLVQQPIGSTIRGYFYFVDRSIEVHSDSTGGSVSTYNYSDGSSEEDTDCSSSSVLTGHGNGGVSLFGYSDPVGKVGDDEGRPVPEKLTPGSLAKNNLSSSIQVESNNSKNMHPYSEVRQEEDGITNPPSSGCDLYHGTWIYDPIGPLYTNNSCPVITQMQNCQGNGRPDKEYENWRWKPSECDLPRFDPKTFLELMRGKTLAFIGDSVARNQMESMLCILWQLL; this is translated from the exons ATGACAGAAGTGACTAGACCCGCCTATCCGAGGAACTTTTTGTCTATTATTGGTTTAGTGGGGGGTCTTTCTGTGTTCTTGGTTCTTGCCTCCACCGTCTTGGTCCAACAACCGATTGGGTCAACAATTCGTGGATATTTCTACTTTGTTGATAGATCCATAGAGGTTCATTCGGATTCCACTGGTGGTTCAGTTTCTACTTATAATTACAGCGATGGTTCTTCAGAAGAAGATACAGATTGTTCGAGTTCATCAGTTTTGACTGGCCACGGAAATGGAGGTGTTTCTCTTTTCGGGTATAGTGATCCTGTAGGAAAAGTAGGAGATGATGAGGGCAGACCTGTGCCTGAAAAATTGACTCCCGGATCTCTAGCTAAGAATAACTTGTCAAGTTCAATACAGGTAGAATCTAACAATTCGAAGAACATGCATCCATATTCTGAGGTTAGACAAGAAGAGGATGGAATTACAAATCCACCTTCTTCAG GTTGTGATCTTTACCATGGCACATGGATCTATGATCCTATTGGACCCTTGTACACAAATAACTCATGTCCCGTGATTACTCAGATGCAGAATTGTCAGGGAAATGGGAGGCCAGATAAGGAATATGAGAATTGGAGATGGAAACCTTCCGAGTGTGACCTCCCTAGGTTTGACCCAAAAACGTTCTTGGAGTTAATGAGAGGAAAAACGCTAGCTTTTATCGGTGACTCAGTTGCAAGAAATCAAATGGAATCTATGCTGTGCATCTTGTGGCAG TTGCTTTGA